A genomic stretch from Nitrospirota bacterium includes:
- a CDS encoding NADH-quinone oxidoreductase subunit C yields the protein MKAPDIAERLKAKFPDAVLEVQTDAKQPWIKIRPQDLAEVARTLHDNPELSFDALMCLSGVDYPNELAGVYHLFSYKHRHAIVVKTFVPKTDAHVPTVSGLWRGADWFEREAFDLLGIVFDGHPDLRRLMMPEDWVGHPLRKDYQEPERYLGMDTPRKYPTAAPAEEPKKVA from the coding sequence ATGAAGGCACCGGACATCGCTGAGCGATTGAAGGCCAAGTTTCCCGATGCCGTGCTGGAAGTGCAGACGGACGCGAAGCAGCCCTGGATCAAGATCCGTCCCCAGGATCTGGCCGAGGTCGCCCGCACTCTTCACGACAATCCGGAGTTGTCTTTCGATGCGCTGATGTGCCTGAGCGGCGTGGACTACCCGAACGAACTCGCCGGTGTGTATCACCTCTTCTCCTACAAGCATCGCCATGCCATCGTGGTCAAGACGTTCGTCCCCAAGACCGATGCTCACGTTCCAACCGTGTCCGGCCTCTGGAGGGGAGCGGATTGGTTCGAACGCGAGGCGTTTGACCTTCTCGGAATCGTATTCGACGGCCACCCCGATCTTCGCCGGCTCATGATGCCGGAGGATTGGGTCGGCCATCCTCTGCGAAAGGACTACCAGGAACCCGAGCGATATCTGGGGATGGACACGCCCCGGAAGTATCCTACAGCGGCCCCTGCGGAGGAGCCGAAAAAGGTGGCCTGA
- a CDS encoding NADH-quinone oxidoreductase subunit A, producing MNIQLGYAHVLALLLVGVAFVFVNILVGRLVQPRKLSRGKALAYECGEIPVGTGWIGFNIRFYIFALIFLIFDVEMAVTFPVGVIFRQWQADGRGWLVFTELAVFLGILFVGLIYLWRCGDLNWLKSIAPGEGPAKARKAFERKFFDDKGYGPTT from the coding sequence ATGAACATTCAACTTGGTTACGCGCATGTCCTGGCCCTCCTCCTTGTGGGGGTGGCCTTTGTCTTCGTCAACATCCTGGTGGGGCGACTCGTCCAACCGCGCAAGCTTTCCCGTGGTAAGGCCCTGGCCTACGAATGCGGAGAAATTCCCGTGGGCACGGGGTGGATCGGCTTCAATATCCGGTTCTATATTTTTGCCCTGATTTTTCTCATCTTCGACGTGGAGATGGCGGTGACATTTCCGGTCGGTGTGATCTTCCGGCAGTGGCAGGCCGACGGTCGCGGATGGCTCGTCTTCACCGAGTTGGCCGTCTTTCTCGGCATTCTCTTCGTGGGGCTCATCTATCTCTGGCGGTGCGGAGATCTGAACTGGCTGAAGTCGATCGCGCCCGGCGAAGGCCCGGCAAAGGCCAGGAAAGCCTTTGAACGGAAGTTCTTTGACGACAAAGGTTATGGCCCCACCACCTGA
- a CDS encoding NADH-quinone oxidoreductase subunit D, with protein sequence MALRTEEVVLNMGPHHPSTHGVLRFVLKADGEIIEEVIPDVGYLHRSIEKICEKVPYLEFVPYTDRVDYISGMNSNWAYCLAVERLAGLEIPRRAELLRVIACELNRISSHLIAVGAMGMDVGATTPFLHAVRDRERINDLFEMLCGARLTYSYIWIGGVSLDAPQAFLDRTREFLDYIAPKFQEFNQLLTGNKIYVERLANVGAITADDAINFGLVGPNLRACGVNFDLRKDEPYSVYPELEFDVPVGRGEAGTVGDCFDRYIVRIREMIESIRIIRQCLDRIEPGEFRAKTKKKLKPPPGEVYVRTEAPRGEMGYFLMSDGTEKAYRCKIRTGSFSAMNAIPFIAKGWMVADLVAIIASLDVVAPEVDR encoded by the coding sequence ATGGCGCTCCGCACTGAAGAAGTCGTCCTCAACATGGGGCCGCACCATCCGAGCACGCACGGGGTCCTCCGCTTCGTGCTCAAGGCGGACGGTGAAATCATCGAAGAAGTCATCCCCGACGTCGGTTACCTCCATCGCTCCATCGAAAAAATCTGCGAGAAAGTGCCCTACCTCGAATTCGTGCCGTACACGGACCGGGTAGACTACATCTCCGGAATGAATTCGAACTGGGCCTACTGCCTGGCGGTCGAACGCCTCGCCGGACTGGAAATCCCGCGGCGCGCAGAACTCTTGAGAGTCATCGCCTGCGAACTCAACCGAATTTCCAGCCACCTCATCGCCGTCGGCGCCATGGGGATGGACGTGGGCGCCACCACGCCGTTCCTTCACGCCGTGCGCGATCGGGAAAGAATCAACGACCTTTTCGAAATGCTGTGCGGCGCGAGATTGACGTACAGTTATATCTGGATCGGCGGCGTATCCCTGGACGCCCCGCAGGCCTTTCTGGACCGGACCCGGGAGTTCCTCGACTATATCGCCCCGAAGTTCCAGGAGTTCAACCAGCTCCTCACCGGGAACAAGATCTACGTGGAGCGCCTGGCCAACGTGGGTGCAATTACGGCTGATGACGCGATCAACTTCGGCCTGGTCGGACCCAATCTCCGGGCCTGCGGAGTGAATTTTGATCTCCGCAAAGACGAGCCGTACTCGGTCTACCCCGAGCTGGAGTTCGACGTTCCCGTGGGACGGGGCGAGGCCGGAACCGTGGGCGACTGCTTCGACCGGTACATCGTCCGCATCCGCGAGATGATCGAGAGCATCCGGATCATCCGCCAGTGCCTCGACCGGATCGAGCCGGGCGAGTTCCGGGCCAAGACGAAAAAGAAACTGAAGCCGCCGCCGGGCGAGGTGTACGTGCGCACGGAGGCCCCGAGGGGAGAAATGGGATACTTCCTCATGAGTGACGGCACGGAAAAAGCCTACCGGTGCAAGATCCGCACCGGCTCTTTCTCGGCCATGAACGCCATCCCTTTCATCGCCAAAGGATGGATGGTGGCCGACCTCGTGGCGATCATCGCCAGCCTGGACGTAGTGGCCCCGGAGGTCGACCGCTAG